Part of the Vigna unguiculata cultivar IT97K-499-35 chromosome 3, ASM411807v1, whole genome shotgun sequence genome, CTTTCTTCTTTTGATCACCATTTTCGAACAGAAGCTTGTCCAGGCTTCCATTTGGTAGATAGTCATACACAATCAGGAGTTCATTCTGCTTCCTGCACCACCCATGTAATTGCACCAAATTTCTATGCTTAAGCTGTGTCATGCTTGTTATTTCCGCCACAAATTCTCTGATTCCCTGCCTTGAATCAGGAGCAACCCGCTTCACGGCTACTTCTAGTCCTGTGCTAGGGATTACACCTCTGTAGACTTTACCAAAACCTCCATACCCAATAAGGTTTCTGTCCCCAAACCTTCCCGTGGCTGAATGAAGCTcagaatatttaaatttatgggtGGCAAATTCGAGTTCCCAATCTTCTAAAACCTCCTCCCTGTTTCTTAATCTGTGCAGGGCAAGAGCTCCTATAATTGTCAATATAAAAAGAGATGCACTTGCTAGAGTAATACCTGCTGCATAGTGTTTTTTGTGCACCACCTTAATAGAAGTATTTGATCGAAAAAGTGGCACAGCTGAATTTTCTAGCTCTTGTGCTGCTGCTCCTATTTTGAAGCTCCAACCATGTATGTTATACTCAGCTATCAGCAGACCGTTGGAAGCAGAAAAACCTGCATACATGTAATCATCAAACACCAAGGATAGGTCTATGCGAAATGATATCAAAGGAAAATATGGCTTTGGCATGCCAAAAGGTGAAATTGTGACATGCATCATCATCTCCCTTTCATTGTAATCAACCCATGCTTGAATTGGTTTTCCACTCTTCAAACTGATGGAAATGTTCTTGCTGTGATCTTCTTGGCCATTTCTTTCTATGTAGTATGCTGCTGATTTAGATGTGTTAGAGATGAGGCTGGATATATCTATTCCCACGTGATTATCATCGATGTCTTCAAGTTCAAGGTTTTGTACCCCATCGAACTCTACAGCTAGGAACCGGGTTGAGAGTTGCTTATTACTTGTCTCATTTGGGAGGCCTAAATATTGATTTTTGAGGCACCCTTTTGGTTCGTTGGTGGATATTAGGACGAATGCAAAACCGTGTCCTCCAAGATCTGGGTACTTGGGAACAATGGAAAAGACAAAGGTAGTGCTAAAGGTTGCAACAATGGATTTGTTTTTGCTAGATTTGAATGGCAAAGGAGATGGATAGAATGCATGAGCTAAGATTTTTGCGGAATCATTTGTCAATGTAAGTATGCCATTTGGCCTCACATAAGCTCCATCCATTTTCAAGCCTGATTGCAGAAAAccatattttacaaaattgataTCCGACATTGCAAGCCTGAACAGAGAGTAAAGAACAACCAAAAGGATGACAAATGCATGCATTGCCATGTTTGTGAAGTTGGTATTGGTTGTTGAGAAAGATTAGAACACTGCTCTCTGAAATAAGGATTATGGTTACTCTGGTGTTTTGGTGGAAAGAGCCTATTAATACTCCGTTTGGAATTATGCACCTTGGAAGTGAGAATCGTTTTTTTAACCCAAATAATGATATTAATGGCAATAACTTGAAGATAAGAAAAGGCTTCAGacagaattttaattgaaaaatgtcAACTTGTACTTAAATAAAAATCCATGAAAACGAAAAGTGTATCTCATTAGATGGTGAGAAAAGAAGGAATTAATGTATATTATCTCATTACAAGTACAAATATCAAGAGAAAGAGTTAAGATTAAGATAACTcatctaaaaagaaaaaaaaagagattacaAATACATGCTTGATCATGTGGCTTTGAAGGATACCAGTAAAACATGTATGAGAAATAGTTTGAATAAAAGTATTAGACAAAGACCTTctgaaaaacatttttgtttatgaTTCTGTCGTATTGATTCatgcattattttcataaattagcATTTAACTCGCGATTGAAGAAATAACTTTGTTTTGGTACAGTAATGGAAGTAATAACTTGATCAAACTTctattaaataaactaaaaaatgtacaaaatgataataaattactTATACAAATGAATCAATCCCATTTTAACTATTTGTGGTAAAGTCTAAACGAGTGTATATCCACTCCCTACTATAACTCTTTCTCaatactttctattttattttcttagaacaCTCTTCTGACAAAAGGTGTTACCACAGTTCTTgtgataaatttcaattttctccaTGACAAATTAAAAGGTTATACATTGATCAGACTAAAACcttgtaatcttttttttttcgggATCAGAATCAAATTTCAATGTATTTTCAGGggaaaaaaatctatttttctcTATGAAAAATATCCTCAGATTTGATTCTGCATCTGCCAAATTCAAACGGCTTGCTACTGGGGAACTCTGAGATGAACACATGGAATAAAGTAGACAAGAAAACAGTCGATGAATTATTTATACTTGTGTTCTGCATACCAATAAAGTAGTATTGTTAATTAAGTGTGATGTGTTCATTTGTACCCAAACTAGGCAACTAGGCAATTGATATTCTTGGAGCAAGGACCTAATGTTCTTGGAGAGAGAGACCTGGCTCTGTTGAAGCTCAAAAATTAAAGACCCTCAAGATCAAATATCATTGGAGACAGCCTTCGTTTTCTACCATACCTGAACTAAACATGTTTAAGCcataatagttttaaaaatgtaGAGAGGAAAAAATGAGTATCACCTTATAACTGTGAttgattattgttgtaaatattGTAAACCTTTCCTTGTCTATAGAAATAGAAGTCCagtgaaaaaaagaattatagtGGACTAATATGTattttgaagaataaaagaaaatcaagaTAATTTTGCTGACACTACAACATTACTTTCTTATTATGGAAGTTACAATATTGAACATCCATAAACATTTgcttaaaaaattgttataactCTTCAATTATTAGCATTGGGGAGTGATATCTATGGAACTTGATTGTGGAGCCATGCACGCAAATAGGTTGGTCAAGTTGATATTCAAGTAAATGTTGACAACTTTTTATAGGAGCTCAAGGTAAGTTTGGCAGTTTTACCATAGATAAAAACAGATAagatgaataatatataaatagagagatccataaacttattattttaaagttttggatTGAAAGTGATATTTCGACTTTTGTTCATAACTCATTGTTGTTGAATTTTCCTAATGTCTCTCACGAAAAAGATCTAATAGTAAGGGTGATAATGCGGGTTGACATGGTCTGTTTAGGCCTGCTCAACATTTGGCCTACAAAATATGAGCTTAATAGTCTGGTCACCCTGTATAGGTCCTAGCTAGCAAGCtgattgcaattttttttttctttttaaattttctttgatAAAGCTTTTAATGTCctacaaaattaaacataaacttTGGGgagttaaataataaattgataatccACAATTTTCATTATATCTCTAATTTGATATGCATGATCAAATCTTGACATTTTAGCACATTCAAAGATATATATCATTGATCTTTTTCACTCATACAAGAATTTTGAATGTTCATGCAGAAGCCCAGAAGGAAAGTAACCAACATACACAAGTGCAtaaaaaactttttcttttatacctGGTGTGCCCTATCCTAAGCCTATGCGGGTCGGACCTATGTGGCTTGGCGCCCCATCTAGTGATGGTTCAAACAAGCATGGTATAAAAATATGGAGAAGCCTAACATTTAAGGTTTTTTTGTAACAAGAGTCTTTCATTTCAGGAAAGTGTGTCTTGTTGTAGAATGTTGGTACAAAGGAATGGTCATCATTAAGATACTCGTGCTTAAGAGGGAGATGTTATAATGTGGGGGagactcacacttgagagaGATTAAGAGATTGTTAAGAATTTAATTTGAGTTAAAAGTTCCAAATTGAGTAACGATGAGTACGATGAacaatatattagaaaaagacTCATAAGtttattatcttaaagttttgaGCTAAAAATGATGTCTTAATCTTCTATATGAACTTGTTCATTATTCATtgatgtcaaatatttttaatgtatcttcttataaaaatcttaaaaaaaaaaaaagaaaaagactgatattaactttattttcctTCAATGAAATGTTTATTTCTTACATTTGTGTAGTAAGTTTCAACCTCACCTACTATTAAgcatcaaaatcaatgtgaattggaaatttattttactaGCTTGTTAAGAAGGGTTTTAATGAAGGCAAATTCCCACTGAGACCAACAAGAGCACTCTAGAAAGAGACAAATTATTGGTTCTAATTTGCATGATCAAGTCGATATTTGTATGATGGCAAAAGAGTAATGATTGAAATGATCTTATATGTTTCAATTTATTACTAATGTCAAAGgcataattataattatgaagtTCAAATTACATAGACTTTTGAATTGCTTGAATGTGAATGAGTAATAGCTGGCAAGAATGTACAACTTTTTGGATACAAATGGTTTACCAAGTCATAGAAACAAGAGtaattaaaattgacatttggaCCCCACTTGGAAACTTTGAACATTTCTTCCAATTTCTTCCAATTTCTCAATCCCAAAGCTCCCATGCATATGCTTAAAAGGTGAAGAGATTTCTTTATCATCTTTCAAGGCTCATAAATAATATCACCAAGTTAAGATGGACCACATATGTTGTTacaatgttttctcttttatgaaaaaaaaaaatgtattcctTTTTCTTCCTACACTTGCCAAACTACCTCTACCTTTTTTGTTGCATTTCTCTCTCATTTGAAGATGAATATGAGAGTTTAAAATTAGGGTTTATCATGGACCCAATTAGTCCACCCTAACTAACATTGGCCTTgatatgtttatattatttgactcCATCCAAATTGATGAAATTGTGAGTTTTTCCTCATGGCTTAAATGGTAAATTAGAAATGTTTTTGTTATTCAATTAacaatgtttaattttgttaatcaTTATCGATCGGacttaatcatttataaatgaaaatattaattttttcgtCTTGAAAGTCATTCAGATTATAACACTTTAgaaagtgaaataaaattatgtagaaAGTCTTTTTTGggacaaaattaaagttaaaatctgTTATGgataaaagttcaaaaaaaaaatattaaatataaaaataaaatccaataaTTGAGTGGTGACCTGACACATTATAACAAGACTATTAAGAAtcataaattattcatattgGTAATTAACAATTCGGATATGTGTATATGGGAGGtggattttgaaagaaaaaaaacatagaaaaataaataataaattgaatataaatttaaaaaaaataattatattaaattatttttaattttaaatacaattttttaatatataaatcgTAATTAAGAATATGATCTATTTAaatgcttttatttttttttaaatttaattattactttataaaGCAAAATTGGTGGTAAGTCTATGAATATAAGTCAAAACTTAGGTTgaaaataattggattaaataaataataataattcagtTAAATGTAAAccacatatttttatttaatttaacctatgttacaatattttaaatggaTTCATCCAACAATCAACTTTTAATAACTCTAAATAAAATCTATCCAAAACCAACATCTCcattaattttaacaaacatttagaaattaattcaaTACACATTACAAGTAATTACAGACAGAATTTTATTGAtagataataatttttctataaaattgatttaccaatgaaaaatatcatcaaatctaTAACTTCTTATTATTGACAAAATATTTGTATCGACAACCTTTATTTTAATCGAGGTCGACAATTTGCAGCTTTAATAGTATAACTTTTTGTGATAAAattttttaagggttaaatatgattttggtctcttaagtttcagtgaattttggaattagtctttcttcaaaattttataccaatttagtcattcatttctagaaatacgtaaatttagtcattcttaccaaattttgttaggtttatttgacattttaaacgcattttatgataatatttgagttaacattgaaacgaaaatgtgtcaaacgatgtaatcaattcaaatactatcataaaatgcatttgaatgtcagataaacttaacaaaatttggttaaaatgactaaattcactcatttttaaagatgaatgactaaattggacaaaagttttgaagagggactaatttcaaatttcactgaaacttaaaatttcaaatttcactgaaacttaagaaaccaaaaacatatttaactccttTTTTAATAATGGatccatttataaattttgtcgGTAAAATGAGAGTCaaatttttcatcatttatttttgagttttgatattttgtaataaattctttagtaaaataaatctcaaaatcttataataaaattggtaaattatattagaaaaatggaTGTCAAATTTCTCACCATTCATGTTGGACTTTAaccatatacatatatacatacatttatatatacatatatacatacatttatatatatatatatatatatatatatatatatatatatatatatatatatatatatatatatatataatcaatagAAAAATGGAAGCTTAATTAAACAATAgtttagaatttaattttttattgaaatgtgTAACATCCAATAATAACATTATGCTactaaaataatacattttatagTAAATAATCCAAATCAAATAGTCTAAGGtataaagaatattttaatacaatcatccaaaaaaataaatcataataattatataatttagatgtGCTAGACAACCAAGTTTTATCTCAAAATTATCTATGATAAAAAGAACAACTACTTCAAACTCAAGTTGTTAGCTCCTTATATCA contains:
- the LOC114175042 gene encoding L-type lectin-domain containing receptor kinase S.4-like; amino-acid sequence: MAMHAFVILLVVLYSLFRLAMSDINFVKYGFLQSGLKMDGAYVRPNGILTLTNDSAKILAHAFYPSPLPFKSSKNKSIVATFSTTFVFSIVPKYPDLGGHGFAFVLISTNEPKGCLKNQYLGLPNETSNKQLSTRFLAVEFDGVQNLELEDIDDNHVGIDISSLISNTSKSAAYYIERNGQEDHSKNISISLKSGKPIQAWVDYNEREMMMHVTISPFGMPKPYFPLISFRIDLSLVFDDYMYAGFSASNGLLIAEYNIHGWSFKIGAAAQELENSAVPLFRSNTSIKVVHKKHYAAGITLASASLFILTIIGALALHRLRNREEVLEDWELEFATHKFKYSELHSATGRFGDRNLIGYGGFGKVYRGVIPSTGLEVAVKRVAPDSRQGIREFVAEITSMTQLKHRNLVQLHGWCRKQNELLIVYDYLPNGSLDKLLFENGDQKKKVLNWDHRYKIITGVAQGLLYLHEESEVQVVHRDVKPSNVLIDADLQPKLGDFGLARTYEHGINPQTTSVVGTLGYMAPELTKTGKARTNTDVYGYGVLILEVACGRRPIEPQKNPEELVLVDWVRELHHQGQICRAIDPSLYEYDRDEAQLVLSLGLLCSHPNPDYRPNMRSIVQFLMGEIILSPLPPDIHGEGPRPIPKCPCNFPYDSGPSSSMVSSSNYHSLTCFDEVVYPAEVTGITS